The following proteins are co-located in the Trichormus variabilis 0441 genome:
- a CDS encoding peptidoglycan-binding domain-containing protein translates to MNEIVLLMTGVLAKNQPSTSIVPKKPAIQLDKGVKNSIQGESYQLISSAKITPPEFTQLNENDSTIKANYQPENYKSLITKTQKVLEKDLYSVDEFNNFQAVRVKFSQEPRLISQRFRNEILIARRSTTRRNLPTLRFGNSGVAVRALQRLLVAKGYAVRVDGNFGALTETAVKAFQIQRNLSVDGVVGFNTWYSLTR, encoded by the coding sequence ATGAATGAAATTGTCTTGCTGATGACTGGCGTATTAGCAAAAAATCAACCTTCTACGTCTATTGTACCCAAAAAGCCTGCAATTCAGCTTGACAAAGGCGTGAAAAATTCTATACAGGGTGAATCGTATCAGTTAATATCATCTGCAAAAATCACGCCGCCTGAATTCACGCAGCTTAATGAAAATGACTCCACGATTAAAGCTAATTACCAACCGGAAAATTACAAATCTCTCATCACAAAAACACAGAAAGTTCTAGAAAAAGACTTATATAGTGTGGACGAATTTAATAATTTTCAAGCTGTCAGGGTCAAATTTTCTCAGGAACCACGCCTGATCAGCCAAAGGTTTCGTAATGAGATACTAATTGCTAGAAGGTCTACTACTCGTCGCAATTTACCCACACTACGTTTTGGTAATTCTGGTGTTGCTGTCCGGGCTTTGCAACGGCTGTTAGTTGCTAAAGGCTATGCTGTTCGAGTAGATGGAAATTTTGGCGCGCTGACTGAAACTGCTGTTAAAGCTTTTCAAATTCAGCGCAATCTGTCAGTAGATGGGGTAGTTGGCTTCAATACTTGGTATTCTTTGACAAGATAG